Proteins from one Drosophila gunungcola strain Sukarami chromosome 3R, Dgunungcola_SK_2, whole genome shotgun sequence genomic window:
- the LOC128252090 gene encoding kinase suppressor of Ras 1: MSSNNNAPASAPDSGSSNANDPVSSSLSVDSNLVIIQDMIDLSANHLEGLRTQCATSSTLTQQEIRCLESKLVRYFSELLLAKMRLNERIPANGLLPHATGNELRQWLRVVGLSQGTLTACLARLTTLEQSLRLSDEEIRQLVADNPSQREEEELRRLTRAMQNLRRCMESLESGTAASNNDPEQWHWDSWDRPIHIHRGSVGNIGLVQNSTASPRPHHRQHGVKGKNPALANSSSSRSGRQSPTATEELNSTQGSQLTLTLTPSPPNSPFTPSSGLSSSLNGTPQRSRGTPPPARKHQTLLNQSQVQADGEQPARSRLPTDPSPDSHSSASSDIFVDANTNASSGGSTSNVLMVPCSPGVGHVGMGHAIKHRFSKVIGFKATCTLCQKQVFSRWQKCTDCKYICHKNCAPHVPPSCGLPREYVEEFRHIKEQGGYTIAPHVHGVPKGSPLVKKSTLGKPLHQQHGDSSSPSSSCTSSTPSSPALFHQRGRELEQAGSYGSSSSANLVPTPSLGKHQQSQFNFPNVTVTGSGGSGGDTLISNESVPEQFPPAPVTVNGGMDSLVSSSNGHMSSLISSQTSNASSAATVTGSLVNSTTTTSTSSFFPRKLSTAGVDKRTPFTSEYTDTHKSNDSDKTVSLSGSASTDSDRTPVRVDSTEDGDSGQWRQNSISLKEWDIPYGDLRLLERIGQGRFGTVHRALWHGDVAVKLLNEDYLQDEHMLETFRSEVANFKKTRHENLVLFMGACMNPPYLAIVTSLCKGNTLYTYIHQRREKFAMNRTLLIAQQIAQGMGYLHAREIIHKDLRTKNIFIENGKVIITDFGLFSSTKLLYCDMGLGVPHNWLCYLAPELIRALQPEKPRGECLEFTPYSDVYSFGTVWYELICGEFTFKDQPAESIIWQVGRGMKQSLANLQSGRDVKDLLMLCWTYEKEHRPQFARLLSLLEHLPKKRLARSPSHPVNLSRSAESVF; this comes from the coding sequence atgagcagcaacaacaacgccCCCGCGTCCGCCCCAGACTCCGGCTCCAGCAACGCCAATGATCCCGTCTCCAGTTCCCTGTCAGTGGACAGCAACCTGGTCATCATCCAGGACATGATTGATCTCTCGGCCAACCATCTGGAGGGCCTGCGCACGCAGTGCGCCACCAGCTCCACGCTGACGCAGCAGGAGATTCGCTGCCTGGAGTCCAAGCTGGTGCGCTACTTCTCcgagctgctgctggccaagatGCGGCTGAACGAGCGCATCCCGGCCAACGGGCTGCTGCCCCACGCCACGGGCAACGAGTTGAGGCAGTGGCTCCGGGTGGTGGGCCTCAGCCAGGGTACCCTTACCGCCTGCCTCGCCCGCCTCACCACGCTGGAGCAGAGCCTGCGACTGAGCGATGAGGAGATCCGCCAACTGGTGGCCGACAACCCCAGCCAgcgggaggaggaggagctgcggCGCCTGACCAGGGCCATGCAGAACCTGAGGAGGTGCATGGAGTCGCTGGAGAGCGGCACTGCGGCCAGCAACAACGATCCAGAGCAGTGGCACTGGGACTCCTGGGACAGGCCCATCCACATTCACCGCGGCAGCGTGGGAAACATAGGACTGGTGCAGAATTCAACCGCCTCCCCGAGACCCCATCATCGCCAGCATGGTGTCAAGGGGAAGAATCCCGCTCTGGCCAATTCATCCAGTTCCAGGAGCGGCCGTCAATCGCCCACAGCGACTGAGGAGCTGAACAGCACGCAGGGCTCCCAGCTAACGCTGACCCTCACGCCCTCGCCACCCAACTCGCCCTTCACGCCTTCCAGCGGGCTGAGCAGCAGCCTTAATGGAACCCCGCAGAGGAGTCGCGGCACCCCGCCACCCGCCAGGAAGCACCAGACCCTGCTAAACCAGAGCCAGGTACAGGCGGACGGGGAGCAGCCAGCCCGCAGTCGGCTGCCCACTGACCCCAGCCCGGATAGCCACAGTTCCGCCAGCTCAGACATCTTCGTGGACGCCAATACCAATGCCAGCTCCGGAGGAAGTACCTCCAACGTGCTTATGGTGCCGTGCTCCCCGGGCGTGGGCCACGTTGGCATGGGCCACGCCATCAAGCATCGCTTCAGCAAGGTCATCGGCTTCAAGGCCACCTGCACGCTGTGCCAGAAGCAGGTATTCTCCCGCTGGCAAAAGTGCACCGACTGCAAGTACATCTGCCACAAGAACTGCGCCCCACATGTGCCGCCTTCCTGCGGACTGCCACGAGAATATGTGGAGGAGTTTCGGCACATCAAGGAGCAGGGCGGATACACCATCGCACCGCATGTCCACGGCGTGCCCAAGGGGTCGCCGCTGGTGAAGAAGAGCACCCTGGGCAAGCCGCTGCATCAGCAGCACGGCGACAGCAGTTCGCCGAGCTCCAGCTGCACCAGCTCCACGCCAAGCAGTCCGGCGCTGTTCCACCAAAGAGGGCGAGAACTGGAGCAGGCTGGCAGCTATGGCAGCAGCTCCAGCGCCAATCTAGTGCCCACGCCATCGCTGGGCAAGCACCAGCAGAGTCAATTCAACTTTCCCAACGTGACGGTCACGGGAAGTGGCGGCAGCGGAGGCGACACTCTCATCTCCAACGAGTCAGTGCCTGAGCAATTTCCCCCGGCGCCTGTAACCGTCAACGGCGGAATGGACAGCCTGGTGAGCAGCTCCAACGGGCACATGAGCTCCCTGATCAGCAGCCAGACATCAAACGCTTCAAGTGCCGCCACCGTGACGGGCAGTCTGGTGAACAGCACAACgaccaccagcaccagcagcttCTTTCCGCGCAAGCTGAGCACAGCCGGAGTGGACAAGAGGACGCCCTTCACCAGCGAgtacacagacacacacaagtCGAACGACAGCGACAAGACGGTCTCCTTGTCCGGAAGCGCCAGCACGGACTCGGACAGGACGCCCGTTCGAGTGGACTCAACGGAGGACGGAGATTCGGGACAGTGGCGGCAGAACTCCATTTCACTGAAGGAGTGGGACATTCCCTACGGCGACCTACGCCTGCTCGAGCGGATTGGACAGGGGCGCTTTGGAACTGTGCATCGGGCCCTCTGGCACGGAGATGTGGCCGTGAAGCTGCTCAACGAGGACTACCTGCAGGACGAGCACATGCTGGAGACCTTCCGCAGCGAGGTGGCCAACTTCAAGAAGACGCGCCACGAGAATCTGGTGCTGTTCATGGGCGCCTGCATGAACCCGCCGTATTTGGCCATAGTGACTTCGCTGTGCAAGGGCAACACCCTGTACACGTACATCCACCAGCGCCGGGAGAAGTTCGCCATGAATCGCACCCTCCTGATTGCCCAGCAGATAGCCCAGGGCATGGGCTACCTGCACGCGAGGGAGATTATCCACAAGGATCTGCGCACCAAGAACATCTTCATCGAGAACGGCAAGGTGATCATCACGGACTTTGGCCTGTTCAGCTCCACCAAGCTGCTCTACTGTGATATGGGCCTGGGTGTGCCCCACAACTGGTTGTGCTACCTGGCGCCGGAGCTCATCCGGGCGCTGCAGCCGGAGAAGCCGCGCGGCGAGTGCTTGGAATTCACCCCCTACTCGGATGTCTACTCCTTTGGAACTGTGTGGTACGAGCTAATTTGCGGTGAGTTCACGTTCAAAGATCAGCCGGCGGAGTCGATCATCTGGCAAGTGGGCCGCGGAATGAAGCAATCGCTGGCCAACCTGCAGTCCGGACGGGATGTCAAGGACTTGCTGATGCTGTGCTGGACGTACGAGAAGGAGCACCGGCCGCAATTCGCGCGCCTGCTTTCGCTGCTGGAGCACCTGCCCAAGAAGCGGCTGGCGCGCAGTCCCTCCCACCCCGTCAACCTCTCCCGCTCCGCGGAGTCCGTGTTCTGA
- the LOC128262565 gene encoding uncharacterized protein LOC128262565: MLLGEYDTTRRLLFIVAVLLIVLYAKTYLLPGVDLDYQ; encoded by the coding sequence ATGCTGTTGGGCGAATACGACACGACCCGGCGACTCCTGTTTATCGTGGCCGTTCTGCTGATCGTCCTGTATGCGAAGACTTATTTGTTGCCCGGCGTAGATCTGGACTACCAGTAG